In Candidatus Rokuibacteriota bacterium, the following are encoded in one genomic region:
- a CDS encoding ABC transporter substrate-binding protein produces MRVRAIALTLTLALGLFSPPLSADAQQTKKMPRIGYLSIASAPDTHEGFRKGLRELGYIEGQNITIEVRYAAGKADRLPDLAAELVRLKVDVIVAVGTPDALVAKKATQTIPIITVASGDPVGSGLVASLARPGGNVTGLSSSPGPEMSGKQLELLKEAVPELTHVVVLANPANPPTAGSLRETERAARSLGVQLRIVEARGPNDLDGAFSAIKKERAGALLVIADPVLVNNRSRIVAFAASSQLPAMYPY; encoded by the coding sequence ATGAGGGTCAGAGCTATCGCGCTCACTCTCACCCTCGCCCTCGGCCTCTTCTCCCCGCCGCTCTCCGCCGACGCGCAGCAGACGAAGAAAATGCCTCGGATCGGTTATCTGAGTATCGCCTCTGCGCCGGACACCCATGAAGGCTTCCGGAAAGGGCTGCGGGAGCTTGGGTATATTGAGGGCCAGAACATCACCATTGAGGTTCGGTATGCGGCGGGCAAAGCAGACCGGCTCCCCGACTTGGCAGCTGAACTGGTCCGCCTCAAGGTGGACGTCATCGTCGCCGTCGGTACACCGGACGCCTTGGTGGCCAAGAAAGCGACCCAGACGATACCGATCATTACAGTGGCATCTGGCGACCCTGTTGGTTCCGGGCTTGTCGCCAGCCTCGCGCGGCCAGGCGGGAACGTGACGGGGTTGAGTTCGTCCCCCGGCCCCGAGATGAGCGGCAAGCAGCTCGAGCTGCTCAAGGAGGCCGTTCCCGAGCTTACCCATGTAGTGGTGCTCGCCAATCCGGCGAATCCACCTACCGCTGGTTCTTTAAGGGAGACCGAACGGGCGGCCCGCTCGCTGGGGGTACAGCTTCGCATCGTCGAGGCACGAGGCCCCAACGACCTCGACGGCGCATTCTCAGCGATAAAGAAAGAGCGGGCTGGCGCTCTCCTTGTGATAGCCGACCCGGTGCTTGTCAATAACCGAAGTCGGATCGTTGCCTTCGCGGCAAGCAGTCAGCTTCCCGCTATGTATCCGTAC
- a CDS encoding ABC transporter substrate-binding protein, which produces MRLRTAAFVATLVLGSLAAPLSADAQQPAKVARIGVLSGASVSAVADRLAAFGQGLGELGWSEGQNVVIERRYAEGRYERLPELAAELVRSKVDVVVAVGNADIRAAKQATTTIPIVMVIAIDPVGQGLIASLARPGGNITGLSYDLDPGIAGKKLEFLKEVVPKLSRVGGLIDPGLPGIAIYRKEAEAVAPRLGLTIEHVEVRGPTDFENAFAAMVRQRAQALLVYGSPLIFTHLRQIVDLAAKHRLPDIYALREAVEMGALMCYGPKIRDNYIRAATYVDKVLKGAKPADLPVEQPTRYELLVNLKRAKALGLTIPQSVLFRADKVIE; this is translated from the coding sequence ATGAGGCTCAGGACCGCCGCGTTCGTCGCCACCCTCGTCCTCGGTAGCCTCGCGGCGCCGCTCTCTGCGGACGCGCAGCAGCCGGCGAAGGTCGCGCGGATTGGGGTGCTGAGTGGGGCGTCTGTATCCGCAGTCGCCGACCGCTTGGCAGCCTTCGGTCAAGGCCTCGGCGAACTGGGATGGAGTGAGGGCCAGAACGTTGTCATAGAGAGGCGATATGCGGAGGGAAGATACGAAAGGCTCCCCGAGCTAGCCGCCGAGCTGGTCCGGAGCAAGGTGGACGTCGTCGTGGCGGTGGGCAATGCCGACATCCGTGCTGCCAAGCAAGCCACCACGACGATCCCCATTGTGATGGTGATTGCGATCGATCCGGTCGGCCAGGGGCTCATCGCGAGCCTGGCACGGCCGGGGGGGAACATCACGGGGTTGAGCTACGATCTCGACCCGGGGATAGCCGGCAAGAAGCTGGAGTTCCTGAAGGAAGTCGTTCCAAAGCTTTCGCGGGTCGGCGGCCTGATCGATCCTGGCCTACCAGGAATCGCCATCTACCGGAAGGAAGCCGAAGCCGTCGCGCCCAGGCTAGGCCTGACGATCGAGCATGTGGAGGTCCGAGGGCCGACCGATTTCGAGAACGCGTTTGCTGCCATGGTCCGGCAGCGCGCCCAGGCGCTCTTGGTATACGGATCGCCCTTGATCTTCACGCATCTGCGCCAGATTGTCGACCTGGCGGCGAAGCACCGGCTGCCCGACATTTACGCACTCAGAGAGGCTGTGGAGATGGGGGCGCTGATGTGCTATGGGCCGAAAATCCGCGATAACTATATCCGCGCCGCCACCTATGTGGACAAGGTTTTGAAAGGTGCCAAACCTGCCGACTTGCCGGTCGAGCAGCCGACCAGGTACGAATTGTTGGTCAATCTCAAGCGGGCCAAGGCCCTCGGCCTCACGATCCCGCAGTCCGTACTGTTCCGGGCGGACAAGGTAATCGAATGA